A stretch of the Saprospiraceae bacterium genome encodes the following:
- a CDS encoding 4Fe-4S binding protein, translating to MKLLLNKIGFTHRDLIQITAIGVILFGITLIILACNKILYNNLNFIIHALSYISVGFILYCLSLYWGKPAGIKNDGVWFKSISSRKWLAWLLACILTVFYCILYWYPSYLGYDVKGNSGFIAFFDPLSYYIKNQPASQWFVYGVLYTWAIFFFGIKFIIKYRHSRYQIIRTLSVMFFQTAFAFILPELMLRMNLPYHDFKNIWPLNYYFFDGWHIDELLAQGEIGYYMLMGGILMIIAGSPILTFLFGKRWYCSWICGCGGLAETAGDSFRQLSNKSKTAWNMERILIYSILVFVIVMTYGVIYTYLTGEETLYGYSTAKIRSVYGFAIGAAFSGVIGVGFYPLMGSRVWCRFGCPMAAILGIQQRFFSRFRITTNGGQCISCGNCTTYCEMGIDVRSYAQNGKNIVRASCVGCGICAAVCPRGVLKLENGTLDIFSRDQSLAEKFK from the coding sequence ATGAAATTACTTTTGAATAAAATTGGTTTCACCCATCGTGATTTAATTCAAATTACTGCGATCGGAGTTATACTTTTTGGAATCACACTTATCATCCTGGCTTGTAATAAAATCTTATACAACAATCTCAATTTTATTATCCATGCCTTATCTTATATTTCTGTAGGATTTATCTTGTATTGTTTGAGTTTGTATTGGGGCAAACCTGCAGGAATTAAAAACGACGGGGTTTGGTTTAAATCCATCAGTTCCAGAAAATGGCTAGCCTGGTTATTGGCTTGCATACTCACGGTGTTTTATTGTATCCTCTATTGGTATCCTTCTTATTTGGGTTATGATGTAAAAGGGAATAGCGGATTCATTGCATTTTTTGATCCTCTCAGTTATTATATAAAAAATCAGCCCGCAAGTCAGTGGTTTGTTTATGGGGTGTTATATACCTGGGCCATTTTTTTCTTTGGAATTAAATTTATCATTAAATACAGACACAGCCGCTATCAAATCATACGAACATTGTCTGTTATGTTTTTTCAAACGGCCTTTGCTTTTATTTTACCGGAATTGATGTTGCGTATGAATTTACCCTATCATGATTTTAAAAACATTTGGCCATTAAACTATTATTTTTTTGATGGCTGGCATATTGATGAACTCTTAGCACAAGGTGAAATTGGTTACTATATGTTGATGGGTGGAATTTTGATGATCATTGCAGGATCTCCCATCCTTACATTTCTATTTGGTAAACGGTGGTATTGTTCGTGGATTTGTGGTTGCGGCGGACTGGCAGAAACAGCCGGTGATTCGTTTCGTCAACTTTCAAACAAATCAAAAACAGCCTGGAATATGGAGCGAATTTTAATTTACTCCATTTTAGTTTTTGTTATCGTAATGACCTACGGTGTAATTTATACCTACCTGACAGGTGAAGAAACCCTTTATGGATATTCAACAGCAAAAATTCGTTCGGTATATGGATTTGCAATTGGTGCCGCATTTTCCGGAGTAATTGGCGTTGGATTTTATCCATTGATGGGAAGTCGCGTATGGTGCCGATTTGGCTGTCCAATGGCTGCCATCCTTGGCATTCAACAACGATTCTTTTCCAGGTTTCGCATTACTACCAATGGCGGACAATGCATATCCTGTGGCAACTGCACTACTTATTGTGAAATGGGTATCGATGTACGCTCGTATGCACAAAATGGAAAAAATATAGTCCGCGCTTCTTGCGTTGGTTGTGGCATTTGCGCAGCCGTTTGTCCACGTGGTGTACTTAAATTAGAAAATGGTACACTCGATATATTTAGTCGCGATCAAAGTTTGGCTGAAAAATTTAAATAA
- a CDS encoding NADH-quinone oxidoreductase subunit C — MEPINLATIQHHIDAHLANGIQISQDAFGVYTCELDVKQLYQFVHFLYKDEVLAINFLTDICGVHFPDQALKEIGVVYHLQSMKHHLRLRVKVFVSESKPEVPSLTGIYGSANWMERETYDFYGVQFLGHPNLKRILNMDEMVAFPMRKEFPLEDPNREDKIDYQFGR; from the coding sequence ATGGAACCCATCAATCTCGCAACAATTCAACATCACATCGATGCACATTTAGCTAATGGAATCCAGATTTCACAAGATGCATTCGGGGTTTATACCTGCGAACTTGATGTGAAGCAATTGTATCAGTTTGTTCATTTTTTATACAAGGATGAAGTCCTTGCAATAAATTTTTTAACAGATATCTGTGGCGTTCATTTTCCTGATCAGGCATTAAAAGAAATTGGAGTAGTTTATCATTTGCAAAGTATGAAACATCATTTGCGCTTGCGAGTGAAAGTTTTTGTTTCTGAAAGCAAACCGGAAGTCCCAAGTTTAACGGGTATTTACGGATCTGCAAATTGGATGGAACGCGAAACCTATGATTTTTACGGTGTTCAATTTTTGGGTCACCCAAATCTTAAACGCATTCTCAATATGGATGAAATGGTAGCATTTCCCATGAGAAAAGAATTTCCACTAGAGGACCCGAACCGGGAAGATAAAATTGATTACCAATTTGGAAGATAA
- a CDS encoding T9SS type A sorting domain-containing protein, which produces MKYIYLIFSLLCIHVGFAQSPKVSVNPNPNTIFFVPDMTDHFAHGKMKNKTNATINALWTRQISMLPAGWSTYICDANNCYADHVDKCPYNNPNIIGANDSATLDVHIFDDGNMGEAHIIMWVYEKEDTLNKFRADYSFNKIVSNKDVKNIAIKVYPNPASNSFSVEFNTGLTRVDLYSILGKKVTSYPAIQKGSYDISWLDDGLYFVKLIGPNDQMLRTIRLQKRSYKP; this is translated from the coding sequence ATGAAATATATATACCTGATATTCAGTCTTTTGTGTATACATGTGGGATTCGCTCAATCACCAAAAGTGAGTGTTAATCCAAATCCGAATACCATTTTTTTTGTTCCGGATATGACAGACCATTTTGCACATGGCAAAATGAAGAACAAGACCAATGCAACCATCAATGCATTGTGGACCCGTCAAATTTCAATGTTGCCTGCTGGTTGGAGTACCTATATCTGTGATGCCAATAATTGTTATGCGGATCATGTAGACAAATGTCCATATAATAACCCCAATATCATAGGAGCTAATGACTCTGCCACCCTGGATGTTCATATTTTTGATGACGGCAACATGGGAGAAGCCCATATTATTATGTGGGTTTATGAAAAAGAAGACACACTGAATAAGTTTAGAGCAGACTATTCTTTTAATAAAATTGTATCAAATAAAGACGTTAAAAACATAGCCATTAAAGTTTACCCAAATCCGGCATCCAATTCATTTTCAGTTGAATTTAACACCGGACTTACCCGAGTTGATTTATACTCTATCTTAGGTAAAAAAGTAACTTCATATCCTGCAATTCAAAAAGGCAGTTATGATATCAGCTGGTTGGATGATGGTCTTTATTTTGTGAAATTGATTGGTCCAAACGACCAGATGTTACGCACTATCAGACTTCAAAAGCGCTCTTACAAACCCTAA
- a CDS encoding 6-carboxytetrahydropterin synthase: MRISIIRKAHFNAAHRLYKPEWSDEKNRSVFGICSNPNFHGHNYELDVKISGELDPETGILMDLKTLKEILEQHVELYFDHKNLNLDLPEFKSKVPTAENICILIYEILRKVISEHLDIHIRLSETPRNFVEYPA; encoded by the coding sequence ATGCGAATTTCAATAATCAGAAAAGCCCACTTCAATGCAGCCCATAGACTATATAAACCTGAATGGTCTGATGAGAAAAACCGTTCTGTTTTTGGAATCTGCAGCAACCCAAATTTTCATGGTCACAATTATGAACTGGATGTCAAAATAAGTGGCGAATTGGATCCGGAAACTGGAATCCTCATGGATCTGAAAACCTTGAAGGAAATTTTAGAGCAGCACGTAGAACTGTATTTTGATCACAAAAATCTGAACTTGGATTTGCCGGAATTTAAATCCAAGGTTCCCACTGCAGAGAATATTTGCATTCTGATCTATGAAATTCTTCGAAAAGTAATTTCTGAACATTTAGACATCCATATCAGATTGTCAGAAACGCCCAGGAATTTTGTGGAATACCCTGCTTGA
- a CDS encoding NADH-quinone oxidoreductase subunit D, which yields MKTNLEFLANIKLPDKPEIPYNTLNLGPTHPATHGIFQNVLTMDGERIVHGEQTIGYIHRAFEKIAERRPFYQITPLTDRLNYCSAPINNTGWYLTVEKLLGVQVPKRVDYMRVMVMELARIADHIICNSILGVDTGALTGFTYVYQWREFIYEIYEEICGARLTTNMGRIGGFERDFNPIVFEKTNKFLKEFPPVWREFESLLSRNRIFMDRTIDTGGLSMERALNYGFTGPNLRACGLDYDVRTAEPYCSYEDFKFEIPVGTTGDTYDRFVVRNEEIWQSLSLVEQAMHKIQALEPGVFHADCDKYYLPPKQEVYKNMEALIYHFKIIMGEIDAPKGEVYQAVEGANGELGFYLISDGGRTPYRLHFRRPCFIYYQAFPEMVRGQLLSDAIVVMSSLNVIAGELDA from the coding sequence ATGAAGACCAACTTAGAATTTTTAGCAAACATTAAATTGCCCGATAAACCGGAGATTCCATACAATACGCTTAATTTGGGTCCAACCCACCCTGCAACCCATGGTATTTTTCAAAACGTGCTCACCATGGATGGAGAACGCATCGTACATGGCGAACAAACAATAGGATATATTCACAGAGCTTTTGAAAAAATTGCAGAGCGCAGACCTTTTTATCAAATTACTCCGCTCACAGATCGTTTGAATTATTGCTCTGCACCCATTAATAATACAGGCTGGTATTTAACCGTAGAAAAATTATTAGGAGTTCAAGTGCCAAAGCGCGTGGATTATATGCGTGTAATGGTTATGGAACTTGCCCGCATTGCAGATCATATTATTTGTAATTCGATTTTAGGCGTTGATACCGGTGCTCTCACTGGGTTTACCTATGTGTACCAATGGCGTGAATTTATCTATGAAATTTATGAAGAAATTTGTGGTGCTCGTTTAACAACAAACATGGGCCGTATCGGTGGATTTGAAAGAGATTTTAATCCCATCGTATTTGAAAAAACAAATAAATTTTTAAAGGAATTTCCACCGGTTTGGCGAGAGTTTGAAAGTCTGCTTTCACGAAATCGGATTTTTATGGATCGAACCATTGATACCGGTGGACTCAGCATGGAACGTGCATTGAATTACGGGTTTACTGGTCCGAATTTAAGAGCATGTGGCTTGGATTACGATGTGCGCACAGCAGAGCCTTATTGTTCTTATGAAGATTTTAAATTTGAAATACCAGTTGGTACTACTGGAGATACTTATGATCGATTTGTAGTTCGTAATGAAGAAATCTGGCAAAGTTTGAGTTTGGTTGAACAAGCCATGCATAAAATTCAAGCGTTGGAACCTGGAGTTTTTCATGCCGATTGTGATAAATATTATCTTCCTCCAAAACAGGAAGTTTATAAAAATATGGAAGCATTGATCTACCATTTTAAAATTATTATGGGTGAAATCGATGCTCCTAAAGGTGAAGTATATCAGGCAGTTGAAGGTGCAAACGGTGAATTGGGTTTTTACTTAATCAGCGATGGCGGAAGAACTCCGTATCGTCTGCATTTTAGAAGACCTTGTTTTATTTATTACCAGGCATTTCCGGAAATGGTCAGAGGACAATTGCTCTCTGATGCCATTGTTGTAATGAGTAGTTTGAATGTAATTGCCGGTGAACTGGATGCTTAA
- a CDS encoding NAD(P)/FAD-dependent oxidoreductase — MEQIVIVGNGIAGITAARELRKLSEVKICVISSESAYFFSRTALMYVYMGHLRWKDIEPYPHDFYSKNGIDLLHTRVLSIDFHSKCVITENEKPLSYDRLILATGSNSRTIEIPGNQLEGVCSLYSKQDLEHIENLTPSIQQAVIIGGGLIAIELAEMFCSRKIPVSMLVRESDYWAQVLPEDEARMITRHIQDHGVDLHLETQVSEILSDDLGRVRAVVTNNGHEITCNFVGIAVGVKPNIECVQNTELECDQGILVNDFLETNIEHVYAIGDCAQLRNPILGRKSIETAWYIARAMGKTLAHHICKEATAYQQITWYNSAKFFDIEYQVYGFVPAQIHYPLNSLHLESPNGRQSIRITYDHDTKVVKGFLLMGYRFRQDVCEKWISQKMVLEHVVSTIRMAFFEPEFYKGIARRYMKKFNIEFGKASYLRSRGSFDSVLRFFKRSKKQ, encoded by the coding sequence ATGGAGCAAATAGTAATAGTAGGGAATGGCATTGCTGGAATAACTGCCGCACGCGAATTGCGTAAACTCAGCGAGGTCAAAATCTGTGTAATATCCTCAGAATCAGCCTATTTTTTCTCTCGGACGGCATTGATGTATGTCTATATGGGCCATTTGCGATGGAAGGATATTGAGCCCTATCCACATGATTTTTACAGCAAAAACGGAATCGATTTGCTGCACACCAGGGTTTTGTCCATTGATTTTCACTCCAAATGTGTAATTACTGAAAATGAAAAGCCACTTTCATACGATCGTTTAATCCTGGCTACAGGCTCCAATTCCAGAACAATTGAAATTCCAGGGAATCAACTGGAAGGGGTTTGTAGTTTGTATTCCAAACAGGATTTGGAGCATATCGAAAACTTGACACCATCGATTCAACAAGCCGTGATCATTGGTGGAGGTCTCATCGCAATCGAACTGGCAGAAATGTTTTGTTCACGTAAAATACCCGTAAGCATGCTGGTTCGCGAATCTGATTATTGGGCGCAGGTACTTCCGGAAGACGAAGCCCGGATGATTACCAGGCACATTCAGGACCATGGTGTTGATTTACACCTGGAAACTCAAGTAAGCGAAATCCTTTCAGATGATTTAGGTCGTGTAAGAGCAGTTGTTACCAATAATGGACATGAAATTACCTGTAACTTCGTTGGAATCGCTGTTGGGGTTAAACCAAATATCGAGTGTGTTCAAAATACGGAGCTTGAATGTGATCAAGGGATCCTGGTAAATGATTTCCTTGAAACCAATATCGAGCATGTGTATGCTATCGGTGATTGCGCGCAACTTCGAAATCCAATCTTAGGAAGAAAATCTATCGAAACTGCATGGTACATCGCGCGGGCTATGGGTAAAACGCTAGCACATCATATTTGCAAAGAAGCTACTGCGTATCAACAAATCACCTGGTATAATTCTGCTAAATTTTTTGATATTGAATATCAGGTTTACGGATTTGTCCCCGCACAAATTCATTATCCCCTCAATAGCTTACATTTGGAATCACCCAATGGCAGACAAAGCATCCGAATAACGTATGATCATGATACCAAAGTAGTGAAAGGTTTTTTATTGATGGGATATCGATTTCGTCAGGATGTTTGTGAAAAATGGATAAGCCAAAAAATGGTACTTGAACATGTAGTTTCAACCATCCGAATGGCTTTTTTTGAACCGGAATTTTATAAAGGAATTGCGAGACGGTATATGAAAAAATTTAACATAGAATTTGGCAAAGCTTCCTATTTAAGATCACGTGGTTCTTTTGACAGTGTACTCAGATTTTTTAAACGTTCTAAAAAGCAATAA
- a CDS encoding NADH-quinone oxidoreductase subunit A, whose amino-acid sequence MEAQHVPFDYIPILIQLLVAMGFVVITLIGTHLLGPKRSGKRKDASFECGLDAVGNARSPFSIRYFMTAILFVLFDVEIIFMYPWAVNFRKLGWFGFAEMFIFLALLMAGFYYVLLKGILKWETNEEH is encoded by the coding sequence ATGGAGGCACAACACGTACCTTTTGACTATATACCAATTCTAATCCAGTTGCTTGTTGCAATGGGTTTTGTTGTAATTACCCTGATAGGAACCCATTTATTGGGTCCAAAGCGGTCCGGGAAACGCAAAGATGCCAGTTTTGAATGTGGTTTAGATGCGGTAGGAAATGCCCGAAGCCCTTTTTCGATTCGCTATTTTATGACCGCTATCTTGTTTGTACTGTTTGATGTGGAAATTATATTTATGTATCCCTGGGCAGTCAATTTCAGAAAGTTGGGCTGGTTTGGCTTTGCGGAAATGTTTATTTTTCTTGCTTTACTGATGGCTGGTTTCTATTATGTATTGTTGAAAGGAATTTTAAAATGGGAAACAAACGAAGAACATTAA
- the nuoE gene encoding NADH-quinone oxidoreductase subunit NuoE, protein MPFTSERLKQFEDIKKRYPEGKHKSALLPILHLVQEDHGWLPVDAMNEVAEVLDIKPIEVYEVATFYTMFHVKPVGKYVLEICRTGPCCLVGAESMIQYLKEKLNVEEGETTQDGLFTIKPVECLASCGTGPVLQIGPDYKYHEHLTKEKIDSLIDELRSKG, encoded by the coding sequence ATGCCATTTACAAGTGAACGGTTAAAACAATTTGAGGATATTAAAAAAAGATATCCGGAAGGAAAGCACAAATCTGCTTTGCTGCCAATATTGCATTTGGTTCAGGAAGATCATGGCTGGTTGCCGGTGGATGCCATGAATGAAGTAGCAGAGGTATTGGATATTAAACCCATTGAAGTATATGAAGTCGCAACGTTTTATACGATGTTTCATGTAAAGCCGGTTGGTAAATATGTTTTGGAAATTTGTCGTACCGGCCCTTGTTGTTTAGTTGGAGCAGAATCAATGATTCAATATTTAAAAGAAAAACTGAATGTTGAAGAAGGGGAAACTACTCAAGATGGTTTATTTACAATCAAACCCGTTGAATGTCTTGCTTCTTGTGGTACCGGCCCTGTATTGCAAATTGGCCCTGATTACAAATACCATGAACACCTGACAAAAGAAAAAATAGATTCATTGATTGACGAACTTAGGTCTAAAGGATAA
- a CDS encoding nucleoside deaminase, with amino-acid sequence MKMALDEAKKAIAAGEVPIGAVIVYKQQILAKAHNQTELLKDVTAHAEILAITAASQHVNSKYLKDCTIYVSLEPCPMCAAALRWAQIGRLVYAAEDEKMGYMRFGNGLLHPKTKIEFGLLRTESSDLISTFFKTKRKPK; translated from the coding sequence ATGAAAATGGCCCTGGATGAGGCTAAAAAAGCAATTGCAGCCGGAGAAGTCCCAATTGGTGCTGTCATTGTTTACAAACAACAGATTTTGGCAAAAGCCCACAATCAAACCGAATTACTAAAAGACGTAACCGCCCATGCTGAAATTTTAGCCATCACAGCGGCTTCGCAGCATGTAAACAGCAAGTATTTGAAAGATTGTACCATTTATGTGAGTCTCGAACCCTGTCCCATGTGCGCAGCAGCCTTGCGATGGGCCCAAATCGGTCGATTGGTGTATGCAGCAGAAGATGAAAAAATGGGTTACATGCGTTTTGGAAATGGCTTGCTCCATCCTAAAACTAAAATTGAATTTGGCTTGCTCCGCACAGAAAGCAGTGATTTGATTAGTACCTTTTTTAAAACAAAAAGAAAACCCAAATAG
- a CDS encoding NADH-quinone oxidoreductase subunit B — protein sequence MSTVKIVEAPEGIGGQGFFATSLDSVVGLARKNSIWPLPFATSCCGIEFMSTMSSHYDLARFGSERLSFTPRQADLLMVMGTIAKKMGPVLRQVYEQMAEPKWVIAVGACASSGGIFDTYSVLQGIDRIIPVDVYVPGCPPRPEQIIEGVMRIQDLIGKESIRRRNSEEYKKLMEEYLVK from the coding sequence ATGAGTACAGTAAAAATAGTTGAAGCACCGGAAGGAATTGGAGGACAAGGTTTTTTTGCAACCAGCCTGGATTCCGTTGTTGGTCTAGCTCGTAAAAACAGTATTTGGCCACTTCCGTTTGCCACCTCTTGTTGTGGAATTGAATTTATGTCCACGATGTCATCTCATTATGATTTGGCTCGTTTTGGATCGGAGCGTTTAAGCTTTACACCTCGTCAGGCAGATTTGCTCATGGTGATGGGGACGATTGCTAAAAAAATGGGACCCGTTTTAAGACAGGTCTATGAACAAATGGCAGAACCCAAATGGGTCATTGCGGTCGGAGCCTGTGCATCGAGTGGAGGAATCTTTGATACCTACAGTGTTTTACAAGGCATTGATCGCATCATTCCAGTGGATGTTTACGTTCCCGGATGTCCTCCCAGACCGGAACAAATTATTGAAGGAGTTATGCGCATTCAGGATTTAATTGGGAAGGAATCAATCAGAAGAAGAAATTCTGAAGAGTACAAAAAATTAATGGAAGAATATCTTGTGAAATAA
- a CDS encoding Omp28-related outer membrane protein has product MKQIYILVFLGVLASSIAYSQAPRRVLVEEFTQASCPPCAAYNPGFHKIIFTPGNESKVTLLCYQTSWPGTDPMNSQNPTDVQSRVTYYGVNAVPDCLADGGVTQAGAPIFHGNIADFTQGIINTRSVVTSPVEITVNHELATKLDSVTMTVSVKNVSANVLPAEYTMHVILIEKVVEFHIPPGTNGELEFYSVTRKMAPNAAGTKLTAIDPGASLDYTFKIAIPSYIYNLRNLGVVAFVQHTAKKEVIQSNESFPKAIPGASTYVDLGTSATLSGFSGICDNNIAFKVDFENLGTDTIRTLSVDLMINNVKKTGQTNLAVNIPAGGTGFYEFKNVNITPGKAQINYRINNVNGASKDIDKLNNTGPHRFLYTVDPTPFTEELHEAFEVSARGVIPAHNYVENYSTMRVYPADKAFFGAPEEIGAFGNSVYSLFWDFYFGPENTEVGYFFDKVNLTNSKNTAFMMSRAFATKNSEAVSLIVEASKDCGANWTTIYSKVGDELATVAPIPGTYFAPSSADWIRDTTDISQFDGEAEVIFRLKGFNPPGGSNLLFLDDIDIAPLSPVGVEDAGILTRMEVFPNPVKDQINIQVNSQEKATASIQLYDVHGKMISVLDRSLNLFAGENQKSYNVSAIHSGVYNLKIVTDKGVRNHFIQIQ; this is encoded by the coding sequence ATGAAACAAATTTACATTCTTGTTTTCTTAGGAGTTTTGGCAAGTTCTATCGCATACAGTCAGGCACCACGCCGTGTTTTAGTAGAAGAATTTACCCAGGCTTCTTGTCCTCCCTGTGCTGCTTACAATCCGGGATTCCATAAAATAATATTTACACCCGGCAATGAATCAAAGGTGACCTTATTGTGTTACCAGACCAGTTGGCCAGGCACAGACCCAATGAATTCTCAAAATCCAACCGATGTTCAAAGTCGTGTTACCTATTATGGTGTGAATGCAGTACCCGATTGTTTGGCAGATGGAGGTGTAACCCAGGCAGGGGCCCCCATTTTTCATGGAAATATTGCAGATTTTACTCAAGGGATTATCAATACCCGTTCAGTTGTAACCAGTCCGGTTGAAATTACTGTGAATCATGAATTGGCTACCAAACTGGATTCTGTCACCATGACAGTAAGTGTTAAAAATGTAAGTGCCAATGTATTGCCCGCAGAATACACCATGCATGTAATTTTAATTGAGAAAGTGGTTGAATTTCATATTCCACCAGGTACCAATGGTGAGTTGGAATTTTATTCAGTAACCCGTAAAATGGCACCAAATGCTGCTGGTACTAAATTAACAGCAATTGATCCTGGAGCAAGTTTGGATTATACCTTTAAGATTGCCATTCCAAGCTATATCTACAACTTGAGAAACTTAGGAGTCGTTGCTTTTGTGCAGCATACTGCAAAAAAAGAAGTGATTCAATCAAACGAAAGTTTTCCAAAAGCAATTCCAGGTGCAAGTACCTATGTTGATTTAGGAACCTCAGCTACCTTATCAGGTTTTTCTGGTATTTGTGATAATAACATAGCTTTTAAAGTTGATTTTGAAAACCTGGGTACAGATACCATCCGCACCTTATCAGTTGATTTGATGATCAACAACGTGAAGAAAACCGGACAAACCAATTTGGCAGTTAATATTCCTGCTGGTGGAACTGGATTTTACGAATTTAAAAATGTAAACATTACACCAGGAAAAGCTCAGATTAACTACAGGATTAACAATGTGAATGGTGCAAGTAAAGACATCGACAAACTCAATAATACCGGCCCACACAGATTTTTATATACAGTAGATCCAACTCCTTTCACTGAGGAATTGCACGAAGCATTTGAGGTGAGTGCCCGCGGTGTTATTCCAGCTCATAATTATGTTGAGAATTATTCTACCATGCGCGTATATCCTGCTGATAAAGCATTTTTTGGTGCACCTGAAGAAATTGGAGCTTTTGGAAATTCTGTGTATTCATTATTCTGGGATTTTTATTTCGGACCAGAAAATACAGAAGTAGGTTATTTCTTTGACAAAGTAAATTTAACCAATAGCAAAAACACAGCGTTTATGATGAGTCGTGCATTTGCTACTAAAAATAGTGAAGCGGTAAGTCTGATTGTTGAAGCATCTAAAGATTGTGGAGCTAACTGGACTACGATTTACTCAAAAGTTGGGGATGAATTGGCTACTGTTGCACCAATACCTGGTACTTATTTTGCACCAAGTTCAGCAGATTGGATCCGGGATACTACAGACATCAGTCAATTTGATGGGGAAGCTGAAGTAATCTTCCGATTAAAAGGATTTAATCCTCCTGGTGGTTCCAATTTATTATTCCTGGACGATATCGATATCGCTCCTTTGTCACCTGTTGGTGTTGAAGATGCAGGTATTTTAACAAGAATGGAAGTATTTCCAAATCCTGTGAAAGATCAAATAAATATTCAGGTGAACTCTCAGGAAAAAGCAACAGCAAGTATTCAATTGTATGATGTTCATGGAAAAATGATCAGCGTTTTAGACAGGTCACTTAACTTGTTTGCTGGCGAAAACCAAAAATCTTACAACGTTTCTGCTATTCATTCAGGCGTTTATAATTTGAAAATTGTTACAGACAAAGGGGTGAGAAACCACTTTATTCAAATTCAATAA